Proteins co-encoded in one Quercus robur chromosome 8, dhQueRobu3.1, whole genome shotgun sequence genomic window:
- the LOC126697819 gene encoding peroxidase P7 — MATSSSFIAIVSLALLLGSVNAQLSTNFYSSSCPKLFSTVKSTVQSAISKEARMGASLLRLFFHDCFVNGCDGSILLDDTSNFIGEKNAVPNKNSARGFDVVDNIKSAVEKACPGVVSCADILAVASRDSVAILGGPSWNVKLGRRDARTASQAAANNSIPPPTSNLNQLISRFNNLGLSTRDMVALAGSHTIGQARCTSFRARIYNETNIDSSFANTRRSNCPRTSGSGDNNLAPLDIQTPTKFENNYYKNLLQNRGLLHSDQQLFNGGSTDSIVRTYSNSESTFNSDFAAAMIKMGDISPLTGSNGEVRKNCRKVN; from the exons ATggctacttcttcttctttcatagCCATAGTTAGTTTGGCTCTCCTCTTGGGGAGTGTCAACGCTCAactttcaactaatttttattctAGTTCTTGCCCAAAACTCTTTTCCACTGTGAAATCCACCGTGCAATCTGCCATATCAAAGGAAGCCCGAATGGGTGCCTCTCTCCTGCGCTTGTTCTTCCATGATTGCTTTGTCAAT GGATGTGATGGGTCAATTCTCCTTGATGACACATCCAATTTCATAGGAGAGAAGAATGCTGTCCCAAATAAAAACTCTGCCAGAGGCTTCGATGTAGTTGACAATATCAAGTCGGCAGTGGAGAAGGCGTGCCCCGGTGTGGTCTCATGTGCTGATATATTGGCTGTTGCTTCTCGAGACTCTGTTGCCATT CTTGGAGGACCCAGTTGGAATGTTAAACTTGGAAGAAGAGATGCTAGGACTGCGAGCCAGGCTGCTGCTAATAATAGCATTCCTCCTCCAACTTCTAACCTAAACCAACTCATTTCTAGATTTAACAATTTGGGACTTTCCACTAGGGACATGGTCGCTTTAGCAG GCTCACACACAATTGGGCAAGCAAGGTGTACATCCTTCAGAGCTCGCATATACAACGAGACCAACATAGACAGTTCATTTGCTAACACAAGGCGATCAAACTGTCCAAGAACCAGCGGCTCAGGGGACAACAATTTGGCACCTCTTGATATTCAAACCCCCACAAAATTTGAGAACAACTACTACAAGAACTTGCTCCAAAACAGAGGACTTCTCCACTCTGACCAGCAACTATTCAATGGTGGATCCACTGATTCAATAGTGCGTACCTATAGCAACAGTGAGAGTACTTTCAATTCTGATTTTGCTGCAGCAATGATCAAGATGGGAGATATCAGTCCACTCACTGGATCAAATGGAGAAGTAAGAAAGAACTGTAGGAAGGTGAACTAA